The Pseudomonas kermanshahensis genome includes a window with the following:
- a CDS encoding universal stress protein: MGQYRQLLVLLREIDPHSAALRRALALAHVSSASVHVLGLFEPTETHLLREERLNEADVQRQFSRYREQLEQLMARHANGDLALTFDSLSAEDIRSQAIDYIAELQPDMVIKDSEATPPLARLFATPLDFALMRGVKGIAHFVPTAAPSLPRRILVAVDTAWDDETGTQELFNRGLIQAAQALALQCDGQLHLLCAYNLAGVFTSDMNVTQAWIDEMRTALQAPFDALADAEGVPTDRRHFMEGGPVTVLREQVAALDIDVVVMGVVQPKGLDKLLGDTTERIVGKPPCSVLTVHPQVIDTWEPQPCN; this comes from the coding sequence ATGGGTCAGTATCGACAGTTACTGGTGTTGCTTCGCGAAATCGACCCGCATTCAGCTGCGTTGCGCAGGGCTCTGGCCCTTGCCCATGTCAGCAGTGCCAGCGTGCATGTGCTGGGCCTGTTCGAACCCACCGAGACGCATTTGCTGCGCGAAGAACGGCTGAACGAAGCCGATGTCCAGCGCCAATTCAGCCGCTACCGAGAGCAGCTCGAACAGCTGATGGCACGGCACGCCAACGGTGATCTTGCGCTGACGTTCGATAGCCTGAGCGCAGAGGATATTCGCAGTCAGGCCATCGACTACATTGCCGAGCTGCAACCAGACATGGTGATCAAGGACAGCGAGGCCACGCCGCCCCTGGCACGCCTGTTCGCTACGCCACTGGACTTCGCGCTGATGCGTGGTGTTAAAGGCATAGCGCACTTTGTGCCGACCGCAGCCCCGTCATTGCCCCGACGGATACTGGTCGCCGTGGACACCGCCTGGGACGACGAGACGGGTACCCAGGAGCTGTTCAATCGCGGGCTGATCCAGGCTGCGCAAGCGTTGGCACTGCAGTGTGACGGTCAACTGCACCTGTTGTGCGCCTACAACCTGGCGGGTGTCTTCACCTCGGATATGAACGTCACGCAAGCATGGATCGATGAAATGCGTACGGCATTGCAAGCCCCCTTCGACGCGCTGGCCGATGCCGAAGGCGTGCCCACCGATCGCCGTCACTTCATGGAGGGCGGGCCTGTCACGGTCCTTCGCGAGCAGGTGGCCGCACTCGACATCGACGTGGTGGTGATGGGGGTGGTGCAGCCCAAAGGGCTCGACAAACTGCTGGGCGACACCACTGAGCGCATCGTCGGTAAACCACCGTGCAGTGTCTTGACCGTTCATCCGCAGGTGATCGATACGTGGGAGCCGCAGCCATGCAACTGA
- a CDS encoding GNAT family N-acetyltransferase, with product MQPPPYTDASEHWVEKLADGTPVLIRPLRDEDHERDKRFLNTLAYESRRFRFIAGLSAGLPNLDEQLMQVDYHQCMAYVALAHVNGRLCQVGVSRYAAIPGSRNCECALAVSEDWQRKGLGKLLLQHLIEAARRNGFQCMISRDLANNYAMHRLSKALGFGARYLAGDVSEILHELDLQS from the coding sequence ATGCAGCCACCCCCCTACACAGACGCAAGCGAACACTGGGTCGAAAAACTGGCAGACGGCACGCCGGTACTGATCCGCCCCCTGCGCGACGAGGACCATGAGCGGGACAAGCGCTTCCTGAACACCCTGGCTTATGAATCGCGACGCTTCCGGTTCATTGCCGGGCTCAGCGCTGGCTTGCCCAATCTCGATGAGCAGTTGATGCAGGTCGACTACCACCAATGCATGGCTTACGTCGCACTTGCCCATGTAAATGGACGCCTGTGTCAGGTGGGTGTCAGCCGTTATGCCGCCATCCCCGGCAGCCGTAATTGCGAATGCGCGCTGGCGGTCAGTGAAGATTGGCAACGCAAGGGCCTCGGCAAGTTACTGTTGCAACACTTGATCGAGGCAGCCCGACGCAATGGCTTTCAGTGCATGATCTCCCGCGACCTGGCGAACAATTACGCGATGCACCGGCTGTCCAAGGCGTTAGGATTTGGGGCACGCTACTTGGCAGGCGATGTCAGCGAGATTCTTCACGAACTGGACCTGCAATCGTAA
- a CDS encoding universal stress protein produces the protein MSNPQRLLFIASPLMRRTPIYDRAAALAKAKGMALHIVAFDYLEGLATAGLVNEQALAVMREGYVQQHREWLETQAVPMRRNGVTVTTEVVWVQHPLDEILIHLREQPFAMLIKAFEHEPWWMRAMFTSLDIQLLRETRIPLHLVHKASNALPRRILAAVDLSRPEDQFEGFNDQIISEALKLALQCNARIDLLYAYDLGSMYLDAGGSREHSFLFDSNQARTLHEAQSDAFQVLAERNGIAVEQRHLRVGDPAKVLGLFMQNNDIDVLVMGSYHHHGIGWFIGSTAERMLYRLTSSVLVISPEHSQG, from the coding sequence ATGTCCAACCCGCAAAGACTTCTCTTCATCGCCTCGCCCTTGATGCGCCGGACACCGATCTACGACCGGGCTGCAGCGCTGGCTAAAGCCAAGGGGATGGCCTTGCACATTGTCGCTTTCGACTACCTCGAAGGCCTGGCCACCGCGGGCTTGGTCAATGAGCAGGCGCTGGCGGTCATGCGCGAGGGGTATGTGCAGCAACACCGTGAATGGCTCGAAACCCAAGCGGTGCCGATGCGCCGCAATGGCGTCACCGTGACCACCGAAGTGGTGTGGGTCCAGCACCCGCTAGACGAGATCCTGATACACCTGCGCGAACAGCCCTTTGCCATGCTGATCAAGGCGTTCGAGCATGAGCCTTGGTGGATGCGCGCGATGTTCACCTCACTGGACATCCAGTTGCTGCGCGAAACCCGGATCCCGCTGCACCTTGTGCACAAGGCCAGCAATGCCCTGCCGAGGCGGATATTGGCGGCAGTCGACCTGTCTCGGCCGGAGGACCAGTTCGAGGGGTTCAATGACCAGATCATCAGCGAAGCGCTAAAGCTCGCGCTGCAGTGCAATGCCAGGATCGACTTGCTGTATGCCTATGACCTCGGTTCAATGTACCTGGATGCCGGCGGCAGCCGGGAGCATTCATTCCTGTTCGATTCCAACCAGGCGCGCACGCTGCATGAAGCTCAGAGCGATGCCTTCCAGGTGCTCGCCGAGCGCAATGGTATCGCGGTTGAGCAACGACACCTGCGGGTTGGGGATCCGGCCAAGGTTTTGGGGCTGTTCATGCAGAACAACGACATCGATGTTCTGGTAATGGGCAGTTATCACCACCATGGTATCGGCTGGTTCATCGGCAGTACTGCCGAGCGGATGCTCTACCGGTTGACCAGCAGCGTGCTGGTGATTTCTCCGGAGCATTCGCAAGGTTGA
- a CDS encoding helix-turn-helix domain-containing protein: MSGLIDVKALDQPAPMRRATPIHLKPLSTLCEECRVNGLCLPTGLPAQDHDCLGALIGPRLRIRKGAALFNANDPLTTLYAVRCGSFKTSLNNAEGQGVVINFWMPGEVMGLDAIATEHHVCDAVALEDSEVCPVPYRRLQALARDVPMLQQSLNRLMSREIVREHERVLMLCNLTAEERLASFLLGLSRRFYNRGYSAHGFMLRMSREDMASYLGLRLETVCRSVARLRAQGIVTMRGRLVEILDLPALMAIEQGCREAHPSAPCAMQ; encoded by the coding sequence ATGTCCGGGCTAATCGATGTCAAAGCACTTGATCAACCTGCGCCGATGCGACGGGCAACGCCCATCCACCTCAAACCCCTCTCGACGCTGTGCGAAGAGTGCCGCGTCAACGGTTTGTGCTTGCCGACCGGCCTACCCGCGCAAGATCACGATTGCCTGGGCGCTTTGATCGGCCCTCGCCTTCGCATCCGCAAGGGGGCGGCGCTGTTCAACGCCAACGACCCGCTGACAACGCTGTATGCGGTGCGCTGCGGCAGTTTCAAGACCAGCCTGAACAATGCCGAAGGCCAAGGCGTGGTGATCAACTTCTGGATGCCAGGTGAGGTGATGGGGCTTGATGCCATCGCCACCGAACACCATGTGTGCGACGCCGTTGCTCTGGAAGACAGCGAAGTCTGCCCCGTACCCTATCGCCGCCTGCAAGCCTTGGCCCGTGACGTGCCCATGCTTCAGCAAAGCCTCAATCGCCTGATGAGCCGAGAAATCGTGCGCGAGCATGAGCGCGTGCTGATGCTGTGCAACCTTACGGCCGAAGAGCGCTTGGCGAGTTTTCTGCTGGGGTTGTCCAGACGCTTCTACAACCGCGGCTATTCCGCCCATGGCTTCATGCTGCGTATGTCCCGCGAGGACATGGCGTCATACCTGGGCTTGCGCCTGGAAACCGTCTGCCGGTCGGTCGCCCGCTTGCGCGCGCAGGGTATTGTTACGATGCGCGGGCGGCTTGTCGAGATCCTCGACTTGCCTGCGCTGATGGCGATTGAACAAGGGTGCCGCGAGGCGCACCCAAGTGCGCCCTGCGCGATGCAGTGA
- a CDS encoding DUF1543 domain-containing protein — protein MLYVVMLGGRHPRASIEVHDVVFAQADSLEQTYPLLRNAWFGSPKGLHIDSWLEVHGVEGYRIEFSQAAPQPGALRLFFLNLGGYERQVFGEAHRYLLVAAPDKAAAKQLGKQRMAAGWLKPHTDAVLDVDDCLPIDLLEGRYVHLVEGEHYGIVQRSDYILI, from the coding sequence ATGCTCTACGTTGTCATGCTCGGCGGACGCCATCCTCGCGCCAGCATTGAAGTTCACGATGTGGTATTTGCCCAGGCCGACTCGCTGGAGCAAACCTACCCCCTCTTGCGCAACGCCTGGTTCGGCAGCCCCAAAGGGTTGCACATCGACTCCTGGCTGGAAGTGCATGGGGTGGAGGGTTACCGCATCGAATTCAGCCAGGCTGCGCCCCAGCCAGGGGCCCTGCGCCTGTTCTTCCTGAACCTGGGGGGCTATGAGCGGCAGGTGTTTGGCGAAGCGCATCGCTACTTACTGGTGGCTGCTCCGGACAAAGCCGCAGCCAAGCAACTGGGTAAGCAGCGTATGGCGGCGGGTTGGTTGAAGCCCCATACCGACGCGGTGCTCGATGTCGACGATTGCTTACCGATTGACCTGCTGGAAGGGCGCTATGTGCACCTGGTTGAGGGGGAGCATTACGGCATTGTGCAACGGAGCGATTACATTCTGATTTGA
- a CDS encoding DoxX family protein, giving the protein MDTLRPTAPAISLRQRWNSLAERLQLLLNDTVLCLVARLGIASVFFMSGRTKVEGLLSITPSTYELFQSEYALPLVSPWLAAHLATYAEHLFPLLLVLGLFTRLSALALLGMTTVIEVFVYPDAWPTHLSWAGLLLLLVAKGAGALSLDRVLRLR; this is encoded by the coding sequence ATGGACACCCTACGCCCCACTGCCCCGGCAATAAGCCTGCGCCAACGCTGGAACAGCCTAGCCGAACGCCTGCAATTACTGCTCAACGACACCGTGCTGTGCCTGGTCGCGCGCCTGGGTATCGCCTCGGTGTTCTTCATGTCTGGCCGAACCAAGGTCGAGGGCCTTCTGAGCATCACGCCCAGTACCTATGAGTTGTTCCAGAGCGAGTATGCGCTGCCACTGGTTTCACCCTGGCTCGCGGCCCACCTGGCGACCTATGCCGAGCACCTGTTCCCGCTGCTGCTGGTGCTTGGCCTGTTTACCCGGCTTTCGGCGCTGGCCCTGCTGGGCATGACCACGGTGATCGAGGTGTTCGTCTACCCGGACGCCTGGCCTACCCACCTGTCCTGGGCGGGCCTGCTGCTGTTGCTGGTGGCCAAGGGCGCTGGCGCGCTGTCACTGGACCGCGTGCTGCGGCTGCGCTGA
- a CDS encoding PqiC family protein, translated as MRTLPTLLLATLVVLTAGCRSAPNNYHTLVAAQPSHAAGEKILVERVSMPPQVDRPQLVIRQGTSSLVILETEWWGANLVDEFRSALQDQLGGPVGGTPSTLLRVDVQRFDSVPGQYALLEAVWRLKRPGQDEMTCRTSVQTPAQNSVGSLVGAQQANLQKLASAVRASASGCPRS; from the coding sequence ATGCGCACGTTGCCTACCCTGTTGCTGGCCACGCTGGTGGTGCTGACCGCGGGCTGTCGCAGCGCGCCCAACAACTACCACACGTTGGTCGCTGCGCAGCCCAGCCACGCGGCGGGCGAGAAGATCCTGGTCGAGCGGGTCAGCATGCCGCCGCAGGTGGACCGCCCGCAGTTGGTGATCCGCCAGGGCACGAGCAGCCTGGTGATTCTCGAAACTGAGTGGTGGGGCGCCAACCTGGTCGATGAGTTCCGCAGTGCCTTGCAGGACCAGCTGGGCGGGCCGGTCGGCGGCACGCCCAGCACACTGCTGCGGGTGGATGTGCAGCGCTTCGACTCAGTCCCTGGCCAGTACGCACTGCTGGAGGCGGTGTGGCGGCTGAAGCGCCCCGGGCAGGACGAGATGACCTGCCGCACCTCCGTGCAGACCCCCGCGCAAAACAGCGTCGGCAGCTTGGTCGGCGCCCAGCAGGCCAACCTGCAGAAGCTCGCCAGCGCCGTGCGTGCCAGTGCGTCGGGTTGCCCGAGGTCTTAG
- a CDS encoding intermembrane transport protein PqiB: protein MALETENPAGPGQAQVRTRRFSVSLVWIVPILALLVGASLVVRNWMEQGPVISISFRSGEGLVAHKTQVRYRSVVIGEVTSVELAADHKSVVAKVELSKEAESFATESARYWVVRPRIGAGGISGVDTLLSGSFIGADAGESNKPAKTFVGLESPPAITYGEKGKRFVLSANDLGSLDIGSSIYFRRIQVGEVVSYALQPDGRGVDIDVFVQAPYDAFVTLDTRFWNASGIDMQIGANGLKVETQSLSSILMGGLAFGTPEYAVAAEPAADQQAFELFVDRDAALAPPTGSPQYLRLRFDQSMRGLTVGAPVEFKGVEFGRVTSITLDYDPKKQIFPVVVDAAIYPKRLGPVHQKMLKVFNHAEGDAAGARRLIGTFVEHGLRAQARSGNLITGQMYISLDFYPDAPKVAFDMSAEPIVIPTVPGSLEKLQEQLQGVVERIGKLPLESIAGNLDGTLRELRSAAKRVDGQTLPGLTTTLDELQKTLRTANSAISENSPQREKLGDTLQELERMSRSLRDLADYLGRHPESLIRGRPKAAGADDVQP, encoded by the coding sequence ATGGCGCTGGAGACTGAGAACCCTGCTGGGCCCGGCCAGGCGCAGGTACGCACACGCCGCTTCAGTGTCTCGCTGGTGTGGATCGTGCCGATTTTGGCACTGCTGGTGGGCGCCTCGCTGGTGGTGCGCAATTGGATGGAACAGGGGCCAGTGATCTCGATTTCCTTTCGCAGCGGCGAGGGGCTGGTGGCGCACAAGACCCAGGTGCGCTACCGCAGCGTGGTGATCGGCGAAGTCACCTCGGTGGAGCTGGCGGCGGACCACAAAAGCGTGGTGGCCAAGGTGGAGCTGTCGAAAGAGGCGGAGTCGTTTGCCACCGAAAGCGCCCGCTACTGGGTGGTGCGCCCGCGTATCGGCGCCGGTGGCATATCTGGGGTCGACACCTTGCTGTCGGGCAGTTTCATCGGCGCCGATGCCGGCGAGTCGAATAAGCCCGCGAAAACCTTCGTCGGCCTGGAATCACCGCCGGCCATCACCTATGGCGAGAAGGGCAAGCGCTTCGTGCTCAGCGCCAATGACCTCGGCTCGCTGGATATCGGCTCATCGATCTATTTTCGCCGGATCCAGGTGGGCGAGGTGGTGTCCTACGCGCTGCAGCCCGATGGCAGGGGCGTGGACATCGACGTTTTCGTGCAGGCCCCCTACGACGCCTTCGTCACCCTCGATACGCGGTTCTGGAACGCCAGCGGCATCGACATGCAGATTGGCGCCAACGGGCTGAAGGTCGAGACGCAGTCGTTGTCGTCGATCCTTATGGGCGGCTTGGCCTTCGGCACGCCCGAATATGCCGTTGCAGCCGAGCCCGCCGCCGACCAGCAGGCGTTCGAGCTGTTCGTCGACCGCGACGCGGCCCTCGCACCGCCAACGGGCAGCCCGCAGTACTTGCGCCTGCGCTTCGACCAGTCGATGCGCGGGCTGACGGTGGGCGCGCCGGTGGAGTTCAAAGGGGTTGAATTTGGCAGGGTGACGTCGATTACGTTGGATTACGACCCGAAGAAACAGATCTTCCCTGTGGTGGTCGATGCGGCGATCTACCCGAAACGCTTGGGGCCGGTGCACCAGAAAATGCTCAAGGTGTTCAACCATGCAGAAGGCGACGCCGCCGGTGCCCGGCGCCTGATAGGCACCTTCGTCGAACACGGCCTGCGTGCCCAGGCGCGCAGTGGCAACCTGATCACCGGGCAGATGTACATCTCGCTGGACTTCTATCCGGACGCCCCGAAAGTGGCCTTCGACATGAGCGCCGAGCCCATCGTCATCCCCACCGTGCCCGGCAGCCTGGAAAAACTCCAAGAGCAGTTGCAGGGTGTGGTCGAGCGTATTGGCAAGCTGCCGCTCGAAAGCATTGCCGGAAATCTGGACGGCACGCTGCGCGAACTGCGCAGCGCGGCCAAGCGCGTCGATGGGCAAACCCTGCCTGGGCTGACGACCACACTGGATGAACTGCAGAAAACCCTGCGCACGGCCAATTCAGCGATCTCCGAGAACTCGCCGCAGCGGGAGAAACTCGGTGACACGCTGCAGGAGTTGGAGCGCATGTCCCGTTCGCTGAGGGACCTGGCGGATTACCTCGGCCGTCATCCCGAATCGCTCATTCGCGGCCGGCCAAAAGCGGCAGGCGCGGACGACGTGCAACCCTGA
- a CDS encoding paraquat-inducible protein A produces the protein MSAPALAEQLHLCLCHGCGQACDLRQGQHQCDRCGAPLHRRKANPIARGWAFLFAALIFYVPANALPVMRTEMLGQGSDSTIVGGVLEFWEAGAWDIALIIFIASIGVPGIKFVSLGLLLFTAQRRSQWARRQRSQLFRFVELIGYWSMLDVMVVALVAALVQLRGLGTIEPRPGILFFGLVVVLTMLSAMSFDPRLIWDDHPHDGEHHDGAGD, from the coding sequence ATGAGCGCCCCGGCGCTGGCCGAGCAACTGCACCTGTGCCTGTGCCACGGCTGCGGCCAGGCCTGCGACCTGCGCCAAGGCCAGCACCAGTGCGACCGCTGTGGCGCGCCGCTGCACCGGCGCAAGGCCAACCCGATCGCCCGGGGCTGGGCATTTCTGTTTGCCGCGCTGATCTTCTACGTGCCGGCCAATGCGCTGCCTGTGATGCGCACCGAGATGCTCGGCCAGGGCAGCGACAGCACCATCGTTGGCGGGGTGCTGGAGTTCTGGGAGGCGGGCGCCTGGGACATCGCGCTGATCATCTTTATCGCCAGTATCGGTGTGCCGGGCATCAAGTTCGTGTCCCTTGGCCTGCTGCTGTTCACTGCCCAGCGCCGCAGCCAGTGGGCGCGTCGCCAACGTTCGCAACTGTTTCGCTTCGTCGAGCTGATCGGCTACTGGTCGATGCTCGACGTCATGGTAGTGGCGTTGGTAGCCGCGCTGGTGCAACTGCGCGGGCTGGGCACCATCGAGCCGCGGCCTGGCATCCTGTTCTTCGGCCTGGTGGTGGTACTGACCATGCTCTCGGCCATGAGCTTCGACCCACGCCTGATCTGGGACGATCATCCACACGACGGGGAGCACCACGATGGCGCTGGAGACTGA
- a CDS encoding paraquat-inducible protein A translates to MARADDVIICEYCDAVYRRTPLHRHQSACCQRCGGVLYRHNPLNVQQRLALCITGGVLLVFANAYPVMTISMSGLSNSATLWDSVQILSHGSITFIALVLALAIIFAPVLQIALLCWVLGFALGNRRAPGFAACMRALEGLRPWSMLEVCLLGAMVAVIKLAGLLEVIPGIGLIALAALSVLMIFIAGRDIRDLWVQV, encoded by the coding sequence ATGGCCCGAGCGGATGATGTGATCATTTGCGAGTACTGCGACGCCGTGTACCGGCGCACGCCATTGCACCGTCATCAAAGTGCCTGCTGCCAGCGCTGCGGCGGCGTGCTTTATCGCCACAACCCACTGAATGTCCAGCAGCGTCTGGCGTTGTGCATCACCGGCGGGGTACTGCTGGTCTTCGCCAACGCCTACCCGGTAATGACGATCAGCATGAGCGGCTTGAGCAATTCGGCCACCTTGTGGGATTCGGTGCAGATCCTCAGCCACGGCAGCATCACCTTCATCGCCCTGGTATTGGCGTTGGCGATCATCTTCGCCCCGGTGCTACAGATCGCCCTGTTGTGCTGGGTGCTAGGGTTTGCCCTAGGCAACCGCCGCGCGCCGGGGTTTGCCGCTTGCATGCGGGCGCTGGAGGGGTTGCGGCCCTGGAGCATGCTGGAGGTGTGCTTGCTGGGCGCCATGGTGGCGGTGATCAAGCTGGCAGGGTTACTTGAGGTGATCCCGGGGATTGGGCTGATCGCGCTGGCGGCGTTGAGCGTGTTGATGATCTTCATTGCCGGCCGCGATATTCGCGACTTGTGGGTGCAGGTATGA
- the aspT gene encoding aspartate-alanine antiporter, with the protein MFDFIVNALRANPEIAVFLAIASGILLGRVRIGSFHLGSVAGALLMGLLIGQIGLQVPHDLKSVFFALFIYAVGFKSGPEFFGSLNRGTLKLVLMSVILCATALAVILAMNVLYDFDAGFTAGLGAGALTDTAIMGTAGSAIAQLPLDAAAKAELNSHMAVAYAITYVFGTVGLIVFVGSLAPRLLGVDLRASAQALERELGIERNEEAISIPYTRIVVRAHRFTASLAPGLSIADIEARHPSLTIERVTRAGQHLPRAPALVLANGDILGIYALRDAVSDLHDWIGPEVDNPESLSFPTRSADIVLTNPKLVGHTLHQIKAALTDTERMGCFLTGITRQGLNLPLLPETVLRRGDLISLTGRAASVEALAAQLGRIRELSYRSDIALHALGLVAGSLVGLLSTHIGMIPVELGIGGGVLLAGLLIGWYNSRHPELGAMPAAAQWAFSEFGLTAFGAVVGLLAGPAALFAIKEQGFALLVAGALVTLIPPLVTLFFGRYVLRLHPMILFGALAGAQTEAASMNKIIEQSGSNTPVIGFTVCYAVSNVLLAVCGPIIIALA; encoded by the coding sequence ATGTTCGACTTTATCGTGAATGCTTTGCGTGCCAATCCAGAAATCGCCGTGTTCCTCGCCATTGCGTCCGGCATATTGCTAGGGCGTGTGAGGATTGGCAGTTTTCATCTAGGCTCGGTGGCAGGCGCTTTGCTCATGGGGCTGCTAATCGGGCAGATCGGGCTGCAAGTGCCGCATGATCTCAAGTCGGTGTTCTTCGCCCTGTTCATCTATGCCGTGGGGTTCAAGAGCGGCCCTGAATTCTTCGGCAGCCTTAATCGCGGCACACTAAAGCTGGTGTTGATGTCTGTGATTCTTTGCGCAACAGCGCTGGCAGTCATTCTGGCGATGAACGTACTGTATGACTTCGACGCAGGGTTTACCGCAGGCCTGGGGGCTGGTGCCCTCACCGATACTGCGATCATGGGCACTGCCGGCAGTGCCATTGCCCAGTTGCCCCTGGACGCCGCAGCCAAGGCCGAACTGAACAGCCACATGGCCGTTGCCTACGCCATCACCTATGTGTTTGGCACTGTCGGGCTGATCGTCTTCGTCGGCAGCCTGGCCCCGCGCTTGCTCGGCGTCGACCTGCGGGCAAGTGCGCAAGCGCTTGAGCGCGAACTGGGCATCGAGCGCAACGAAGAGGCCATCAGCATCCCCTATACCCGTATCGTCGTACGCGCACATCGCTTTACCGCCTCATTGGCCCCAGGCCTGAGCATTGCTGACATCGAGGCGCGCCACCCCTCGCTGACCATCGAGCGTGTTACCCGTGCCGGGCAGCATCTGCCGCGTGCCCCCGCGCTGGTGCTGGCAAACGGCGATATCCTTGGCATCTACGCCCTGCGTGATGCAGTCAGTGATCTGCATGACTGGATCGGCCCGGAGGTGGATAACCCTGAGAGCCTGTCATTCCCCACCCGCAGTGCCGACATCGTACTGACCAACCCCAAGCTGGTTGGCCATACACTGCACCAGATCAAGGCGGCGCTGACCGATACCGAACGCATGGGCTGCTTCCTCACCGGCATCACCCGCCAAGGCCTGAACTTACCGCTGCTGCCAGAAACGGTCCTGCGCCGCGGCGATCTCATCAGCCTCACGGGGCGCGCAGCCAGCGTGGAAGCGCTGGCCGCACAACTGGGGCGGATTCGCGAGCTTAGCTACCGCAGTGATATCGCCCTGCATGCGCTAGGGCTGGTGGCTGGCTCGCTGGTTGGCCTGCTGTCCACCCACATCGGAATGATCCCGGTGGAGTTGGGTATTGGCGGCGGAGTACTGTTGGCGGGTTTGCTGATCGGTTGGTACAACTCGCGACACCCGGAACTGGGTGCGATGCCTGCAGCGGCACAATGGGCATTTTCCGAGTTCGGTCTGACGGCGTTTGGTGCCGTAGTGGGTCTGCTGGCGGGCCCTGCGGCGCTCTTCGCGATCAAAGAACAAGGTTTTGCCCTGTTGGTTGCAGGGGCGCTCGTTACCCTCATTCCGCCTTTGGTCACCCTATTTTTTGGCCGTTATGTACTGCGCTTGCACCCGATGATCCTGTTCGGTGCATTGGCGGGTGCGCAGACTGAGGCAGCCTCGATGAACAAGATCATCGAACAGTCAGGCAGCAACACCCCTGTCATAGGGTTTACCGTCTGCTATGCCGTTTCCAATGTATTGCTGGCGGTGTGCGGCCCGATCATCATCGCGCTCGCCTGA
- a CDS encoding OmpP1/FadL family transporter, translating into MACAVLLYGNDASAGGILIYEAGQEGNGLANAGSAALANDPSVLMSNPAGITQLKGTQISANAQVILGDLRFSRDSNNQFDGNEGGDALQYLPGASLFISHQLDERSAIGFGMYGNFGLALDYDDDWAGRYFTQEAAVIGMSLQPTWAYKFTDDLSIGIGPRIMVGYYRTEMAINNNLLGLADRPDGQLEYKDTDVGVGVNLGLMYQIDARTRVGLAYTSKVKLEFEDKPHLSDINNPLLNAALRRLEVDSLELDLNVPQTVTFSIAHQLDDQWTLLGSLNWQDWSDFGDVGVDVDSNAGGTSRTVDRQYKDTWHASVGAQYQATQQWRWSVGLGYDSSAVDDKDRTVDNPMGEAWRLAAGVNYQVDEGLDLHLAYTLVWLGNMDVEQTKARSGNTLSGSYDNSALHIVGGGATWRF; encoded by the coding sequence ATGGCCTGCGCAGTGCTGTTGTACGGTAACGATGCAAGCGCCGGTGGCATCCTCATCTACGAAGCCGGCCAGGAAGGCAATGGCCTGGCCAACGCCGGTTCTGCAGCGCTGGCAAACGATCCCAGCGTATTGATGAGCAACCCGGCCGGTATTACCCAGCTCAAGGGCACGCAGATCAGCGCCAATGCCCAGGTGATTCTCGGCGACCTGCGTTTTTCACGCGACAGCAATAACCAGTTCGACGGCAATGAGGGCGGCGATGCCCTGCAATACCTGCCCGGTGCAAGCCTGTTCATCAGCCACCAACTGGACGAACGCTCGGCTATCGGTTTTGGCATGTACGGCAATTTCGGTCTGGCCTTGGACTATGACGATGACTGGGCAGGCCGCTATTTCACTCAGGAAGCCGCCGTGATAGGGATGTCGCTGCAACCCACTTGGGCCTACAAGTTCACCGACGATCTGTCTATTGGCATCGGCCCACGCATCATGGTCGGTTACTACCGTACCGAAATGGCCATCAATAACAACTTGCTGGGCCTGGCCGACCGGCCAGACGGCCAGCTGGAATACAAGGACACCGATGTAGGGGTTGGCGTCAACCTCGGCCTGATGTACCAAATTGATGCCCGGACCCGCGTCGGCCTAGCCTACACCAGCAAAGTCAAACTCGAGTTCGAGGATAAACCGCACCTCAGCGATATCAACAACCCACTGCTCAATGCTGCGCTACGCCGGCTCGAAGTGGATTCGTTGGAACTGGACCTTAACGTGCCCCAGACGGTGACCTTCAGCATTGCCCATCAGCTCGACGATCAATGGACCTTGCTAGGCAGCCTGAACTGGCAGGACTGGAGTGATTTCGGCGATGTCGGGGTGGACGTCGACAGCAACGCTGGCGGCACCAGCCGTACTGTCGACCGCCAATACAAGGACACCTGGCACGCCTCTGTAGGCGCGCAATACCAGGCCACCCAGCAATGGCGCTGGAGTGTAGGCCTGGGTTATGACAGCTCTGCTGTGGATGACAAGGACCGCACCGTCGACAACCCCATGGGCGAAGCCTGGCGGTTGGCGGCGGGGGTCAACTACCAGGTCGACGAAGGCCTCGATCTGCACCTGGCCTATACCTTGGTGTGGCTCGGCAACATGGATGTCGAGCAGACCAAGGCCCGTTCCGGCAATACGTTGTCCGGCAGTTATGACAACAGCGCGCTGCACATCGTCGGTGGCGGCGCGACCTGGCGTTTCTGA